In Calothrix sp. PCC 7507, one DNA window encodes the following:
- a CDS encoding DUF6816 family protein, which produces MLAIRVIWSFCLIVFLLLGSGNATAGELSERLANFPQWEKLNSVKPAVGDLGYPNWMAGSWRVTSTLVDLVAPLAPNIVTPGFAANRRQLNQPVSFLVRFIEGKPSASNLKILPGIDKKLPILVADRVFNSLNLARAYLGDEAVLSVKVDPDSPNRQITLLRGERQLVSIVTARATETTPDAQFITTEVFQQLFKGGATPYFNSVESTTAYRQLATSQPRIEADQVTAVYLSPQDPDYFAADSRPVALYRYRLEFIPAQ; this is translated from the coding sequence ATGCTTGCTATAAGAGTAATTTGGAGTTTTTGTTTGATAGTTTTTTTGCTATTGGGGAGTGGGAATGCTACCGCAGGGGAATTGTCTGAACGGCTGGCAAATTTTCCCCAGTGGGAAAAGCTAAATTCTGTCAAACCGGCTGTAGGGGATTTGGGTTATCCAAATTGGATGGCGGGTTCTTGGCGGGTTACAAGTACGTTAGTAGATTTGGTTGCGCCTTTAGCGCCAAATATTGTGACACCAGGATTTGCAGCGAATCGCAGACAATTAAATCAGCCTGTAAGTTTCCTGGTAAGATTTATTGAAGGTAAACCCTCTGCTTCTAATTTAAAAATTCTGCCTGGGATAGATAAAAAATTACCAATTTTAGTGGCAGATAGAGTATTTAATAGTTTGAATTTGGCACGGGCTTATTTAGGGGATGAAGCTGTGTTATCAGTCAAAGTAGATCCCGACTCACCTAATCGTCAGATTACCTTATTGCGTGGTGAGCGCCAGCTAGTTTCCATTGTCACCGCCCGCGCCACGGAAACTACCCCTGATGCTCAATTCATTACTACAGAAGTGTTTCAGCAATTATTTAAAGGTGGTGCTACTCCCTATTTTAACTCTGTTGAATCTACTACTGCCTATCGTCAACTTGCTACATCTCAACCAAGAATAGAAGCAGATCAAGTGACGGCTGTCTACCTTTCCCCTCAAGATCCAGATTACTTTGCTGCAGATTCTCGGCCAGTTGCTCTTTATCGCTATCGTCTAGAATTTATTCCTGCACAATAG
- a CDS encoding ATP/GTP-binding protein, with amino-acid sequence MAILRIVVTGGVSAGKTSFIRTISEIQAVDTDRKATDETALIKAQTTVAMDFGILSIGQNQSLHLYGTPGQTRFDFMWDILIRKAHAYILLVDAHRPEQFRYSRKILNFMKQRVKIPYLIGVTHTDCPDAWEIEDVALALGILDQSDCPPLINVNATNEASARNALITLIQELANCNQYQLQSK; translated from the coding sequence ATGGCAATCTTACGTATTGTGGTTACGGGTGGGGTATCCGCAGGCAAAACGAGCTTCATTCGGACTATTAGTGAAATTCAAGCTGTTGATACTGACAGGAAAGCTACAGATGAAACTGCACTAATTAAAGCTCAAACTACTGTAGCTATGGACTTTGGCATCCTTTCTATAGGACAAAATCAATCTTTGCACCTTTATGGTACTCCTGGACAGACTAGATTCGATTTTATGTGGGATATCCTCATTCGGAAGGCTCATGCTTACATCTTGCTAGTAGATGCTCACCGTCCTGAACAATTTCGGTATAGTCGAAAAATTTTGAACTTCATGAAGCAGCGGGTAAAGATTCCTTATCTGATTGGCGTGACTCATACCGATTGTCCAGATGCTTGGGAAATAGAAGATGTCGCACTAGCTTTAGGAATTTTGGATCAATCTGATTGTCCGCCTTTGATCAATGTCAATGCTACAAACGAAGCATCCGCGAGGAATGCTTTGATTACGCTCATTCAAGAATTAGCCAATTGCAATCAATACCAACTCCAGTCAAAGTAA
- a CDS encoding DUF4388 domain-containing protein, which produces MTLSSSFTDFSLAELFQLIDQGRKSGCLSVCTLPDLYAPGSKSHYYYIWFRQGRIVATANRLNGGGLASKIAQRGWINQLDLQQIHLLASATPLGLNLKTQEVLSAEQLNLLFASQLQQVRELFEIQTGVFKLDTKATVPWKEMTGLSLRAIEVALMALRVLKNWGVMADALPDADFGIQSIIQSKPNLRLDAFEWQVWEFANGSVSIRAIASQLHQPIMKVQQAAFRLMLAGLVEEVTVINSTPDLDDYPLDVSWINSSIVESKKYPAPETQQVNTAFLQNLVGFLRSKT; this is translated from the coding sequence ATGACTCTATCTAGTTCTTTTACAGATTTTTCCTTGGCTGAATTGTTTCAATTGATTGACCAAGGACGCAAATCTGGTTGCTTAAGTGTTTGTACCTTACCAGACCTTTATGCTCCAGGATCTAAATCTCACTATTACTATATTTGGTTTCGACAAGGACGCATTGTCGCTACTGCTAATCGCTTAAATGGTGGAGGTTTAGCATCTAAAATTGCCCAACGTGGATGGATAAACCAGCTAGATTTGCAACAGATCCATTTGTTAGCATCTGCAACACCTCTGGGTTTGAATTTAAAAACTCAAGAAGTGCTGAGTGCTGAACAGCTAAACCTCTTATTTGCTAGTCAATTACAGCAAGTGCGAGAGCTGTTTGAAATTCAGACAGGTGTATTTAAACTCGATACCAAAGCTACCGTACCCTGGAAAGAAATGACAGGATTAAGCCTGAGAGCAATTGAAGTGGCGCTGATGGCTTTAAGAGTGTTGAAAAACTGGGGAGTGATGGCTGATGCACTTCCAGATGCTGACTTTGGTATCCAAAGCATTATACAAAGTAAACCAAATTTGCGCTTGGATGCTTTTGAATGGCAAGTATGGGAATTTGCTAATGGTAGTGTTTCGATTAGAGCGATCGCATCTCAACTCCATCAACCAATCATGAAAGTTCAGCAAGCTGCTTTTCGTTTAATGCTGGCTGGATTGGTAGAAGAAGTTACCGTGATTAATTCTACACCAGATTTGGATGACTACCCTTTGGATGTTAGCTGGATCAATTCTTCTATTGTCGAATCTAAAAAATATCCAGCGCCAGAAACACAACAAGTAAATACAGCTTTTTTACAAAATTTGGTTGGGTTTTTAAGGAGTAAGACTTAA
- a CDS encoding roadblock/LC7 domain-containing protein — MFMETGDALESSSNPHSQPALPKITEEKRMINVSMLQEILQNFVSGTSNVQGAALVSPDGLALASVLPTDMDEDRTAAMSAAMLSLGERIGSELVRGTIDRIVVEGEKGFGVVVSCGPEAVLLVLSSAAAKQGLLFLEIKRAVAQIAPLVA, encoded by the coding sequence ATGTTCATGGAAACAGGCGACGCATTAGAGTCGTCAAGCAATCCGCATAGTCAACCAGCTTTACCAAAAATTACTGAGGAAAAACGTATGATTAACGTTTCAATGCTACAAGAGATTCTGCAAAACTTTGTGAGTGGCACATCTAACGTGCAGGGCGCTGCTTTGGTCAGCCCTGATGGTCTGGCTTTGGCTTCGGTACTACCAACAGATATGGATGAAGACAGAACTGCAGCGATGTCAGCCGCGATGCTTTCATTAGGTGAACGCATTGGTAGCGAATTAGTTCGCGGTACCATTGATCGGATTGTTGTTGAAGGCGAGAAAGGCTTTGGTGTCGTAGTTAGCTGTGGACCCGAAGCCGTTTTATTGGTTTTATCCAGTGCTGCTGCTAAACAAGGTTTATTATTTTTAGAAATTAAACGTGCTGTTGCTCAAATTGCTCCCCTGGTAGCTTAA
- a CDS encoding ATP/GTP-binding protein: MNTLRVVITGGVGAGKTSFVRTISDTEVVDTDKKATDEIVKIKAQTTVALDFGYLAIAPSQSLYIYGTPGQPRFDFMWDILIRRANAYILLVAAHRPEDFRYGSQILDFVNQRVQIPMLIGLTHTDCPGAWGMEDIAIALGMQNSPDRPPLIVVNTTKKASVTEAIQALIQEITKTSIL; the protein is encoded by the coding sequence ATGAACACCCTACGCGTGGTGATTACAGGTGGCGTAGGCGCTGGGAAAACAAGCTTTGTTCGCACTATTAGTGACACAGAAGTCGTTGATACTGACAAAAAAGCTACAGATGAAATAGTGAAGATAAAAGCTCAAACTACAGTAGCTTTGGACTTTGGATATCTTGCAATAGCACCTAGTCAATCACTTTACATTTATGGCACACCAGGACAACCTCGATTTGACTTTATGTGGGATATCCTGATTCGCAGAGCTAATGCTTACATTCTCTTAGTAGCTGCTCACCGCCCAGAAGATTTCCGCTATGGTAGTCAGATTCTGGATTTTGTCAATCAAAGGGTGCAAATTCCCATGCTGATAGGACTGACTCATACAGATTGTCCTGGTGCTTGGGGGATGGAAGACATAGCGATCGCTTTGGGAATGCAAAATTCCCCCGACAGGCCACCTTTAATAGTTGTCAATACTACCAAAAAGGCTTCAGTTACAGAGGCTATACAAGCACTCATCCAAGAAATCACGAAAACCTCCATATTGTAG